From the genome of Blautia pseudococcoides, one region includes:
- a CDS encoding F0F1 ATP synthase subunit A: protein MTEELNCETVFTIPIFGGIPVTESVVVTWIIMAALTILSIVLVRNLKVENPGKKQLALESAIGFLNDFFADILGERGKQYIPYLITAAIYIGVANLIGLLGFKPPTKDLNVTAGLAVISIFLIEYSGWKQKGFKRFMHSFAEPMAIVTPINIMEIFIRPVSLCMRLFGNVIGSFVVMELIKMILPVVLPIPFSFYFDIFDGLIQAYVFVFLTSLFIKEQIEE from the coding sequence ATTACGGAAGAGCTGAACTGCGAGACCGTATTTACCATCCCAATTTTTGGCGGGATACCAGTCACGGAGTCCGTGGTGGTGACCTGGATCATTATGGCAGCATTGACAATATTGTCGATCGTTCTTGTCAGAAATCTGAAGGTGGAAAATCCCGGTAAGAAACAGTTGGCTCTGGAATCAGCTATTGGATTTCTGAATGACTTTTTCGCGGATATTCTGGGCGAGAGAGGAAAACAGTATATTCCTTACTTGATTACCGCTGCCATCTACATTGGCGTGGCTAACTTAATTGGTCTTCTGGGCTTTAAACCGCCCACAAAGGACTTAAACGTGACAGCAGGGCTGGCGGTCATAAGCATCTTCCTGATTGAATATTCAGGATGGAAGCAGAAAGGGTTCAAGCGGTTCATGCACAGTTTTGCAGAACCCATGGCCATTGTTACACCGATCAACATTATGGAGATATTTATCCGTCCGGTATCGCTTTGTATGCGGTTGTTCGGCAATGTGATTGGATCATTTGTTGTAATGGAACTGATCAAAATGATCTTACCGGTCGTTTTACCCATTCCATTCAGCTTTTATTTTGACATTTTCGATGGCCTGATCCAGGCTTACGTGTTTGTTTTTTTAACTTCGCTCTTTATCAAGGAACAGATAGAAGAGTAA
- a CDS encoding flavodoxin, with the protein MSEILVAYFSATGITAKLAKKIANVVDGDLHEIHPEIPYSSADLDWMNKNSRSSVEMNDKSFRPEIANKLESAENIKMLILAFPIWWYIAPAIINTFLEQYDWNGKIIIPVATSGSSGMGNTNAELESSCPGAILKDGKRFDVNVSEKEIKAWFDSLKV; encoded by the coding sequence ATGAGTGAAATATTAGTAGCGTATTTTTCAGCAACAGGAATAACAGCGAAACTGGCAAAGAAGATTGCGAACGTAGTAGATGGGGATTTACATGAAATTCATCCGGAGATACCATATTCCTCTGCAGATCTTGACTGGATGAATAAAAATAGCCGGAGCAGTGTGGAGATGAATGATAAGTCATTCCGACCAGAGATAGCTAATAAACTGGAGAGTGCAGAAAATATCAAAATGCTGATTCTCGCTTTTCCCATCTGGTGGTACATAGCCCCCGCAATCATTAATACATTTTTGGAACAATATGATTGGAATGGCAAGATTATTATTCCAGTGGCGACATCCGGAAGCAGTGGAATGGGTAATACCAACGCTGAATTGGAGTCCTCCTGTCCGGGTGCGATTCTAAAGGATGGTAAGAGATTTGATGTAAATGTGAGTGAAAAGGAAATAAAAGCATGGTTTGATAGTCTGAAAGTTTAG
- a CDS encoding SIR2 family NAD-dependent protein deacylase produces MDEEKKIERLKKIIDESSYTVILSGSGMMAECGYMGMKTPEKAYEIENTYGVSPEDIFTSVYYNNRPAEFFKFYRNEVLQGDMDTSDTFRVAARMEKNGKLRCIITGNIYGYPQKAGCKNVIDLHGNIHENICPHCGRKYPLEYIRASRKVPLCEDCSRVIRPRVALFGEMMDSQLMTRATWEIENADTLILLGTTMDSEVFSKYIKYFEGKNLVIIHKEHHHSDSRADLVIWDEPRNVFTKLGY; encoded by the coding sequence ATGGATGAGGAAAAAAAGATCGAGCGGTTGAAAAAGATTATTGACGAAAGCTCCTATACAGTCATTTTGAGCGGTTCCGGCATGATGGCAGAGTGTGGTTATATGGGAATGAAGACACCGGAGAAAGCCTATGAGATCGAGAATACGTATGGTGTATCCCCGGAGGATATTTTTACCAGCGTGTATTATAACAACAGACCGGCAGAATTTTTTAAATTTTACCGGAATGAGGTTCTTCAGGGAGATATGGATACCAGCGATACCTTCCGCGTAGCGGCAAGGATGGAAAAAAACGGTAAGCTCAGATGTATTATAACCGGCAATATATACGGATACCCCCAGAAAGCCGGCTGCAAAAATGTAATAGACCTTCACGGAAACATTCATGAGAATATTTGTCCCCACTGCGGAAGAAAGTATCCGCTGGAATATATAAGAGCATCGAGGAAAGTCCCCCTCTGTGAAGACTGCAGCCGTGTTATCCGTCCCCGGGTGGCACTTTTCGGTGAGATGATGGACAGCCAGCTCATGACAAGGGCAACCTGGGAAATTGAGAATGCAGATACCCTGATACTTTTGGGAACTACCATGGATTCAGAAGTGTTCTCCAAGTATATCAAATATTTTGAGGGCAAAAATCTGGTCATCATTCATAAAGAACACCACCACTCAGACAGCAGGGCAGACCTTGTGATCTGGGATGAGCCGAGAAATGTTTTTACTAAGCTAGGCTATTAA
- a CDS encoding glycoside hydrolase family 2 protein — protein MRQVINFDHNWYFQKENTGMPETLPEDWEAVDLPHTWNGVDGQDGRGDYHRGICWYAKSFKAPKRMEGSRVYVEILAAALSGRVYVNGTEAVYHEGGFSSFRADITDLLKENGENLMAIEVDNSQKSNIYPQMADFTFYGGLYRGVNLIVVSEAHFDLDFFGAPGLKITPKVTGQGAMLSLEAWVRNADENYTVRYEIKNALGVTEAEAWRPADAPNVQQFLPEAHLWQGVDDPYLYTCTASLVRRNEVVDEVTQRFGIREFSVDPEKGFFLNGRPMKLRGVSRHQDILYRGNALTREDHYRDAELIREVGANTVRLAHYQHSQDFYDACDAYGFIVWAEIPYISTQSDDPAAHENCRSQMKDLIYQSYNHPSICFWGISNEITICGEKPGMAENHRDLNALVKELDDTRLTTIAHVSVTPEDSSLHDITDIESYNHYFGWYGGEYTKNEEWLDQYHSKYPKRCIGLSEYGAEGIITYQPDEPKCRDYSEAYQAEYHEHMAKILMEREYIWSSHVWNMFDFGCAARNEGGVAGRNNKGLVTLDRKIKKEAFYLYKAYWSTEPFVYVCGKRYARRADTTTTVKVYSNQPSVSLYVGGRLFETKEADKIVIFEHVPLGEGFTTVTAKAGSCTDSLTLEKVAEKPRIYTLPQEEEEDDNAGAVNWFDQAAAEMANVTSLEFPEGYYSINDTVDDILKNKDASNILSNSISAMTGMKIKGSMLKMVGQKTLKDMADMVGGMGQDLPENAMLILNAQLNKIKK, from the coding sequence ATGAGACAAGTCATAAATTTTGATCATAACTGGTATTTTCAGAAAGAGAACACAGGCATGCCGGAAACACTGCCTGAGGATTGGGAAGCTGTGGACCTGCCCCACACCTGGAATGGGGTGGACGGGCAGGATGGAAGAGGGGATTATCACAGAGGAATATGCTGGTACGCGAAGAGTTTTAAGGCGCCAAAACGTATGGAAGGCAGCCGCGTCTACGTGGAAATCCTTGCAGCCGCCCTGTCGGGCCGGGTCTATGTCAATGGGACAGAGGCGGTATACCATGAGGGCGGTTTCTCCTCTTTCCGTGCGGATATTACAGATTTGCTGAAAGAGAACGGGGAAAATCTCATGGCAATAGAGGTGGATAACAGCCAGAAGAGCAATATATATCCCCAGATGGCTGACTTTACCTTTTACGGTGGTCTGTACAGGGGAGTGAATCTGATCGTAGTGTCCGAGGCTCATTTTGACTTGGATTTTTTTGGTGCACCGGGACTGAAGATCACCCCTAAAGTGACAGGGCAGGGAGCTATGCTTAGCCTGGAAGCCTGGGTCAGAAATGCAGATGAAAATTATACCGTCCGGTATGAAATAAAGAATGCACTTGGAGTGACAGAGGCAGAAGCATGGCGTCCGGCAGATGCGCCCAATGTACAGCAGTTTCTCCCGGAGGCTCATCTGTGGCAGGGGGTGGATGACCCATATCTGTACACTTGCACAGCTTCCCTGGTGAGGAGAAATGAAGTGGTGGATGAAGTGACACAGCGTTTTGGTATCCGTGAGTTTTCCGTTGACCCGGAGAAAGGATTTTTCCTAAACGGCAGGCCCATGAAGCTGCGCGGCGTATCCAGACACCAGGATATTCTTTACAGAGGGAATGCGCTTACCAGGGAAGATCATTACCGGGATGCAGAGCTGATCCGGGAAGTAGGTGCCAATACTGTGCGCCTTGCGCACTATCAGCACAGCCAGGATTTTTATGATGCCTGCGATGCGTATGGTTTTATCGTGTGGGCAGAAATCCCGTACATCAGCACCCAGAGCGATGACCCTGCAGCTCATGAAAACTGCAGAAGCCAAATGAAAGATTTGATTTACCAGAGTTATAATCACCCCTCCATCTGTTTTTGGGGAATCTCCAACGAAATTACTATCTGCGGTGAAAAACCGGGAATGGCGGAAAACCACAGGGACTTAAATGCCCTTGTAAAAGAATTGGACGATACCCGATTGACCACCATAGCCCATGTAAGTGTTACACCGGAGGACAGCTCCCTGCATGATATAACAGATATTGAGAGCTATAACCACTATTTTGGCTGGTACGGCGGGGAATATACAAAAAATGAGGAATGGCTGGATCAATACCACAGCAAGTATCCAAAACGTTGTATCGGACTTTCGGAATACGGCGCGGAGGGAATCATTACTTATCAGCCGGATGAACCGAAATGCCGTGACTATTCCGAGGCCTATCAGGCAGAATACCATGAGCATATGGCCAAGATCCTTATGGAGCGGGAGTATATCTGGAGCAGCCATGTGTGGAATATGTTTGATTTCGGATGCGCCGCCAGAAATGAGGGCGGTGTGGCAGGGCGCAACAACAAAGGTCTTGTCACCCTTGACAGAAAGATCAAAAAAGAGGCCTTCTATCTCTACAAGGCATACTGGAGCACGGAGCCGTTTGTCTACGTCTGCGGAAAACGTTATGCCAGGAGAGCGGACACCACCACTACAGTGAAAGTATATTCCAACCAGCCGTCAGTTAGTCTGTATGTTGGGGGCAGGCTTTTTGAGACGAAAGAGGCGGATAAGATTGTTATATTTGAACATGTGCCCCTTGGAGAAGGGTTTACTACAGTGACGGCAAAGGCAGGTTCTTGTACGGACAGCCTTACACTGGAGAAGGTGGCGGAAAAACCGAGAATTTATACGCTTCCCCAGGAAGAGGAGGAGGACGATAACGCTGGCGCGGTCAACTGGTTTGACCAGGCTGCTGCGGAGATGGCTAATGTGACTTCTCTGGAATTTCCTGAAGGGTATTATTCTATCAACGATACCGTGGATGATATTCTGAAGAACAAGGATGCGTCCAACATACTGTCCAATTCTATCAGTGCCATGACGGGTATGAAGATCAAAGGCAGTATGCTTAAAATGGTAGGCCAGAAGACACTCAAAGATATGGCAGATATGGTGGGGGGAATGGGCCAGGATTTACCGGAAAATGCCATGCTGATCCTCAATGCCCAGTTAAATAAAATTAAAAAATAG
- the atpH gene encoding ATP synthase F1 subunit delta: MTESLNNYGKVLYELNISPESAAGARELLEKVPQVSEVLSSPVVSLAAKQRVVDRIFPKEIHNFMKILCRYHKAGQAQEIFKAYQEYYNEQNNILNATLSYVVLPTEEQLEGIKRFLCRQYHVKDVAFQLQKEKDLVGGFTLRVGDQEIDYSLKGKINALQQKLTWR, from the coding sequence ATGACAGAGAGTCTTAATAATTACGGGAAAGTGCTGTATGAGCTGAATATTTCACCGGAATCTGCAGCCGGCGCAAGAGAACTTTTAGAGAAAGTTCCACAGGTGTCAGAAGTGCTTTCAAGCCCTGTTGTATCCCTGGCGGCGAAACAGAGGGTTGTAGACCGGATTTTTCCGAAAGAGATACATAATTTTATGAAAATACTGTGCAGATACCACAAAGCAGGCCAGGCACAGGAGATTTTTAAGGCATATCAGGAGTATTACAACGAGCAAAACAATATTTTAAATGCAACTCTGTCTTATGTGGTACTTCCTACAGAGGAGCAGCTTGAAGGAATCAAAAGATTTCTCTGCAGGCAATACCATGTAAAGGATGTAGCATTTCAGTTACAGAAAGAAAAAGACCTGGTGGGCGGATTTACCCTCCGCGTAGGTGACCAGGAGATTGATTACAGCCTGAAAGGCAAAATCAATGCACTACAACAAAAATTGACCTGGAGGTGA
- the atpD gene encoding F0F1 ATP synthase subunit beta, with translation MEKGKIVQVMGPVVDVEFEDQNLPYIKDALTVENNGKKLVMEVAQHIGNNTVRCIMLASSDGLSKDMEVEATGAGISVPVGKETLGRLFNVLGETIDNGEQLENAEHWVIHRDPPSFEEQSPVVEILETGIKVIDLLAPYAKGGKIGLFGGAGVGKTVLIQELISNIATEHGGYSIFTGVGERSREGNDLWTEMKESGVLEKTALVFGQMNEPPGARMRVAETGLTMAEYFRDQEHQNVLLFIDNIFRFTQAGSEVSALLGRMPSAVGYQPTLATEMGELQERIASTKNGSVTSVQAVYVPADDLTDPAPATTFAHLDATTVLSRKIVEQGIYPAVDPLESTSRILEADVVGEEHYEVARRVQEYLQKYKELQDIIAILGMEELSEDDKKVVARARKIQKFLSQPFHVAEVFTGIAGKYVPLKETIRGFKMIVDGEMDQYPENAFFNVGSIDEVVEKAKAEQ, from the coding sequence ATGGAAAAAGGAAAAATCGTACAGGTTATGGGACCTGTTGTAGACGTAGAATTTGAAGACCAGAACCTTCCGTATATCAAAGATGCCCTTACCGTAGAGAATAATGGAAAGAAGCTTGTAATGGAAGTGGCACAGCACATTGGAAATAATACGGTGCGCTGTATCATGCTGGCTTCCAGCGACGGCCTTAGTAAAGATATGGAGGTTGAAGCTACAGGAGCAGGAATTTCCGTGCCGGTAGGAAAAGAGACGCTGGGACGTCTGTTCAACGTGTTGGGCGAAACCATTGACAACGGAGAACAGCTTGAGAATGCGGAGCACTGGGTCATCCACAGAGATCCCCCGAGCTTCGAGGAGCAGAGCCCGGTAGTGGAGATCCTAGAGACGGGTATCAAGGTCATCGACCTTCTGGCACCTTATGCAAAAGGCGGTAAGATCGGTCTGTTCGGCGGTGCCGGTGTAGGTAAGACCGTTCTGATCCAGGAGCTGATCAGCAATATTGCCACAGAGCACGGCGGATATTCCATTTTCACCGGTGTTGGGGAACGTTCCCGTGAGGGAAATGACCTTTGGACAGAGATGAAGGAATCCGGTGTTCTGGAGAAAACAGCTCTGGTATTCGGACAGATGAATGAGCCGCCGGGCGCACGTATGCGTGTGGCGGAGACGGGGCTTACCATGGCAGAATATTTCCGTGACCAGGAGCACCAGAATGTGCTGCTGTTCATTGATAATATCTTCCGTTTTACCCAGGCCGGTTCCGAGGTTTCAGCACTTCTTGGACGTATGCCCTCAGCCGTTGGCTACCAGCCTACGCTGGCAACGGAGATGGGTGAGCTTCAGGAGCGGATCGCTTCCACTAAGAACGGTTCTGTTACCAGTGTGCAGGCTGTCTATGTGCCTGCCGATGACCTGACTGACCCGGCTCCGGCTACCACATTTGCTCATTTGGACGCCACCACGGTTCTGTCCAGGAAGATTGTGGAGCAGGGTATCTACCCGGCTGTTGATCCGCTGGAATCCACTTCCCGTATTCTGGAAGCTGATGTGGTTGGAGAAGAACACTACGAAGTGGCCAGAAGGGTGCAGGAGTATCTGCAGAAGTACAAAGAGCTGCAGGATATCATTGCGATCCTAGGTATGGAAGAGCTTTCTGAGGACGACAAGAAAGTGGTTGCCCGTGCCAGAAAGATTCAGAAATTCCTGTCCCAGCCGTTCCATGTGGCTGAGGTATTTACCGGTATTGCCGGAAAATATGTACCTCTGAAAGAGACTATCCGCGGCTTTAAGATGATCGTGGACGGGGAGATGGATCAGTATCCGGAAAATGCATTCTTTAATGTGGGCAGTATTGACGAGGTGGTGGAGAAGGCAAAAGCCGAGCAGTAA
- the atpA gene encoding F0F1 ATP synthase subunit alpha codes for MSSINSEEIISILKEEIENFDMTTGVREVGNVIWVGDGIATVYGIDHAMYGEIVTFENGVKGMVQDIKRNEIGVIIFGKDMGIKEGTKVVRTKKRAGIPVGEGYIGRIVDALGAPIDGKGEIDAKDYRPIEQEAPGIIDRKSVSVPMETGILAIDSMFPIGRGQRELIIGDRQTGKTSIAIDAILNQKGKDVMCIYVAIGQKASTVAKLTGTLEKYGAMDYTTVFAATASDCAPLQYIVPYSGTALAEYFMYQGKDVLIVYDDLSKHAVAYRALSLLLERSPGREAYPGDVFYLHSRLLERSSRLNDEAGGGSITALPIIETQAGDVSAYIPTNVISITDGQIFLESDLFFAGNRPAVNVGLSVSRVGGAAQTKAMKKASGSMRIDLAQYREMEVFTQFASDLDDATKEQLSYGKTLMELLKQPLCHPLSNHEQVITLWTATHKVFSDVDIRNVKAFQADMLAYFEKDHPEIGQEIEEKKVLSDELGEKILKAAEEFKNKSR; via the coding sequence TTGAGTTCAATCAATTCAGAGGAGATTATCTCCATTCTGAAAGAAGAAATAGAAAATTTCGATATGACAACGGGTGTCCGTGAAGTGGGAAACGTGATCTGGGTCGGTGACGGTATTGCCACTGTTTATGGAATAGACCATGCGATGTACGGAGAGATCGTGACCTTTGAGAACGGTGTCAAGGGTATGGTGCAGGATATCAAGAGAAATGAGATCGGTGTCATCATATTCGGCAAGGACATGGGGATCAAAGAGGGCACAAAGGTTGTCCGCACGAAGAAAAGGGCAGGTATTCCGGTTGGCGAAGGCTATATCGGAAGGATCGTGGATGCCCTGGGCGCACCCATTGACGGAAAAGGGGAGATTGATGCCAAGGACTATCGTCCCATCGAACAGGAAGCCCCTGGCATCATTGACCGTAAATCTGTTTCTGTTCCCATGGAAACCGGTATTCTGGCCATTGATTCCATGTTCCCCATTGGCCGCGGACAGCGTGAGCTGATCATCGGTGACCGTCAGACAGGTAAGACATCCATTGCTATTGACGCTATCTTAAACCAGAAGGGCAAGGATGTTATGTGCATCTATGTGGCCATCGGCCAGAAGGCCTCCACGGTTGCAAAACTCACCGGAACCCTGGAAAAATACGGCGCCATGGATTACACCACGGTCTTTGCGGCAACAGCCAGTGACTGCGCGCCCCTTCAGTATATTGTTCCTTATTCAGGAACTGCTCTGGCAGAGTATTTTATGTACCAGGGCAAGGATGTGCTGATCGTCTATGATGACCTGTCGAAACATGCGGTGGCTTACCGTGCCCTCTCTCTGCTTCTGGAACGTTCTCCGGGGCGTGAGGCTTATCCGGGTGACGTATTCTATCTGCATTCCAGACTGCTGGAGCGTTCCAGCCGTTTGAACGACGAGGCAGGCGGCGGCTCTATCACAGCGCTTCCCATTATCGAGACACAGGCAGGTGATGTTTCCGCCTATATCCCGACCAATGTGATTTCCATCACAGACGGACAGATTTTCCTGGAAAGTGACTTGTTCTTTGCCGGTAACCGCCCGGCTGTCAATGTAGGTCTTTCCGTATCCCGTGTAGGCGGTGCGGCACAGACAAAGGCCATGAAAAAGGCATCGGGAAGTATGCGTATTGACCTGGCGCAGTACAGGGAAATGGAAGTATTTACACAGTTTGCATCTGATTTGGATGATGCTACAAAAGAGCAGCTTTCCTATGGAAAGACGCTGATGGAGCTTTTAAAACAGCCGCTGTGCCATCCGCTGTCCAACCATGAGCAGGTTATTACCCTCTGGACTGCCACACATAAGGTGTTTTCCGATGTGGATATCAGGAATGTAAAAGCATTCCAGGCGGATATGCTGGCTTATTTTGAGAAGGATCATCCTGAGATCGGTCAGGAGATAGAGGAGAAAAAGGTCCTCTCTGATGAGCTGGGTGAGAAGATTTTAAAAGCGGCAGAGGAATTTAAGAATAAGAGCAGGTGA
- a CDS encoding flavodoxin — MEIGTDLFEIQAETAYTNEDFDWQNSKSRSSIEMNDPNCRPAIRRRVTDMAQYDVVFAGFPKM, encoded by the coding sequence ATTGAAATCGGAACAGATTTATTTGAAATTCAGGCAGAGACAGCATACACAAATGAGGACTTTGACTGGCAAAATAGTAAGAGCAGGAGTTCTATCGAAATGAATGACCCAAACTGCCGTCCGGCAATCCGCAGACGAGTAACTGATATGGCACAATATGATGTGGTATTTGCAGGGTTTCCTAAAATGTAG
- the atpE gene encoding ATP synthase F0 subunit C, protein MLTAIGAGMAVLTGLGAGLGIGLATSKATEAIARQPEAEGKISKALLLGCALAEATAIYGFVIALLLLFVK, encoded by the coding sequence ATGTTAACAGCAATTGGTGCAGGTATGGCAGTTCTAACAGGTTTAGGAGCAGGTTTAGGTATCGGTCTTGCAACATCAAAGGCAACAGAAGCAATCGCAAGGCAGCCGGAGGCAGAAGGTAAGATCAGTAAAGCACTGTTACTTGGATGTGCACTTGCGGAGGCAACTGCTATTTACGGTTTCGTTATCGCTTTATTACTCTTATTCGTAAAATAA
- the atpC gene encoding ATP synthase F1 subunit epsilon, producing MNTFGLNIVSSDKDFYHGRGTSIMLPAKDGQISILSHHADMMVAIVPGEMRFKPADSEEWKTAIVGNGFAQIINNRVTVLVDSCEYPENIDLKRAQDALDRAEEQLRQQQSLQEYYVSKASLARAMARMKAAKKHDV from the coding sequence ATGAATACATTCGGACTGAATATCGTTTCCAGTGATAAAGATTTTTATCACGGCAGAGGAACCAGTATCATGCTTCCTGCAAAGGACGGACAGATTTCCATTCTGTCCCACCATGCGGATATGATGGTTGCCATTGTACCCGGTGAGATGCGTTTCAAACCCGCTGACAGCGAAGAGTGGAAGACAGCCATAGTGGGAAATGGGTTTGCGCAGATCATCAATAACCGTGTGACTGTTTTGGTTGACAGCTGTGAATATCCTGAGAATATTGATCTGAAGCGTGCGCAGGATGCCCTGGACCGCGCCGAAGAACAGCTCAGGCAGCAGCAGAGCCTGCAGGAATACTATGTATCCAAGGCATCCCTGGCAAGAGCCATGGCCCGTATGAAAGCAGCAAAGAAGCATGACGTATAA
- the atpF gene encoding F0F1 ATP synthase subunit B, producing the protein MLSLGWGLIWTIINLIVLYLLLKKFLIGPILGIMEKRKTLIAQQLENARTTEGKANELKGQYEMAISGAKSQSAQIIEEAKADARTLTERTVREANEQAARILENARKTAEQEKENALAGAKTEIAGLAVEAAKKMLAGGSEAGSRMLYDTFLAEAGDADDRES; encoded by the coding sequence GTGCTGAGTTTAGGCTGGGGCCTTATCTGGACCATAATTAACCTGATAGTTCTTTATCTCTTACTGAAAAAATTCCTGATCGGACCGATACTTGGAATCATGGAAAAAAGAAAGACACTCATCGCACAGCAGCTTGAAAATGCCAGAACTACAGAAGGAAAGGCGAATGAGCTGAAGGGCCAGTATGAAATGGCAATAAGCGGCGCAAAATCCCAGTCCGCACAGATCATCGAGGAAGCAAAAGCGGATGCGAGGACCCTGACAGAGCGTACCGTTCGGGAAGCCAATGAGCAGGCTGCCAGAATCCTGGAAAATGCCAGAAAAACGGCAGAACAGGAAAAGGAAAATGCCCTGGCAGGAGCAAAAACCGAAATCGCAGGTCTTGCAGTGGAAGCAGCAAAGAAAATGCTTGCAGGCGGAAGCGAAGCGGGAAGCAGAATGCTCTACGACACATTTTTAGCAGAAGCAGGTGATGCAGATGACAGAGAGTCTTAA
- the atpG gene encoding ATP synthase F1 subunit gamma translates to MASAKEIQSRINSIQDTMKITNAMYMISSSKLKRARKVLADTEPYFYALQSAIGRVLRHMPPDTEGNRYFDERSSVPKEERRTGYIVVSADKGLAGAYNHNVFKIAEECMEKDAHPQLFVLGEVGRQYFYKKNVDVDTNFRFTVQKPTMHRARVISEKMIASYVTGELDEVYIIYTRMANAANMVAEMQQLLPLKKASFHTPAQVMVDIHQEEIEMVPSAEEVLNSIVPNYLHGIIYGCLVESYASEHNSRMMAMDAATSSAKDMLKDLSIKYNRVRQAAITQEITEVISGAKAQKNKN, encoded by the coding sequence ATGGCAAGTGCAAAAGAGATACAAAGCCGTATAAACAGTATCCAGGATACGATGAAGATCACCAACGCCATGTACATGATTTCCTCCTCCAAGTTAAAGAGAGCCAGGAAAGTGCTGGCAGATACGGAGCCGTATTTTTACGCCCTGCAGTCTGCGATCGGCCGTGTTCTCCGCCATATGCCTCCCGATACGGAAGGGAACCGCTACTTTGATGAGCGGTCCTCCGTGCCGAAAGAGGAGAGAAGAACAGGCTATATTGTAGTTTCCGCAGACAAGGGCCTTGCCGGTGCTTACAACCACAATGTGTTTAAGATAGCAGAGGAATGTATGGAAAAGGATGCCCATCCCCAGCTTTTTGTGTTAGGGGAAGTGGGAAGGCAGTATTTCTATAAAAAGAACGTGGACGTGGATACAAATTTCCGGTTCACAGTCCAGAAGCCGACCATGCACAGAGCCAGGGTGATCTCGGAAAAAATGATCGCCAGCTATGTGACAGGGGAATTGGATGAGGTGTATATTATCTACACCAGAATGGCGAATGCTGCCAATATGGTGGCAGAGATGCAGCAGCTCCTTCCCCTTAAAAAGGCGAGTTTCCATACACCGGCACAGGTGATGGTGGATATTCATCAGGAGGAGATCGAGATGGTCCCCTCCGCCGAAGAAGTCCTGAACAGCATTGTTCCCAATTACCTGCACGGTATCATTTACGGCTGTCTGGTGGAATCATATGCCAGTGAGCATAATTCCCGAATGATGGCAATGGATGCGGCTACCAGCAGTGCGAAAGACATGCTGAAAGATTTATCAATTAAGTATAACCGTGTGCGTCAGGCTGCGATCACCCAGGAGATCACTGAGGTGATCAGCGGTGCCAAGGCACAGAAGAATAAAAACTAG